The Lolium perenne isolate Kyuss_39 chromosome 6, Kyuss_2.0, whole genome shotgun sequence genome segment ggcctttccaattgtccatatccgcggacgcggctattcgaatagttctacactctgcagaggtcgcacacttgtgccacaacatttgattacatccgtcgtgataaaaccctgaataatcgtaactcaagacgcggatcatcaaccgttaacctttcacttacacaccctagtataggcacctctccccatgagcttggcctcccggtgaaaaccaatcgTTAACCCGaatcgcacagggcttggccgtacaattcaccttcaattcacatcatttctcaaccacggaggcagcctcaagcataacccctatgatgtgtgttcagagggaacccatactaagacacgtaaatttccagctaagccctacccataatcaggtattgtgggggtactcaatattggaatggtatcgcatccaatcaatcatcagtttttagccaaagtccccaagtcaacttcagtgtcatattcaccttcaaaatctttcaatggaaatgactaatcattccaaggttttcaccatcattatttcatcaacacattgttcccatctagagtagtcaatttaaatttagcactagccactatgtgtgaggggtgctaagtatttgctttgcttctaggctaagtttgatactcttgtactaactccatactaatctAGTAATTCATAACTCaagaagtactttgataaaacaagagtaaataaagcttgtaaagtaaaactgggaaaataggatcataagcataaagtaaatggggtaatgccttgctcatggtgagctttgcactttgcaagagtattatcttgccttggttgggaaactggtcacagtggtcttcttcttcctggaagtagacctcctcctcctcctggtactcctcggtactagcgtctaaaatacgaatacggagtacacaatcatcacaccaaactaatctactaaactatgcacaaacatggttcacacacctaaactagcatcacatttggctaaagttggtggatgtgtttttcttagtatttaagaaaaataatttcctctcatactaaacttaaatgttactttgaattatttagagaaataatttcctctcattatcttattaagatttaatttctcttatgcataatatgtgacctaggttgacccaagtcaacctcttcacacttagcatttggagaaaaagatttaaatgaggtgagcacctcataccatttaattctagcataacaaagatttaatatcaccaacaattcctatgggacctaaataaccagagtctccacttcatttggaattggtggtgacaagatttaaatgagggaaaactcccacataagatttcttaatagttttggataatatctttgactagaaaatagccataaggcatttaaatcaactaaaccatgatcatccaaagaaagcatggcatatttttgtagaaacaattagtataagtgaaaagtgaattattggaggtggaattaactgaaaagcatttatggttgatttttaagtattattataaggcagaaaagtccctgccttgtttattttgtcactttaattctacaaaggatctagggttctatccagtggcaaggtgtagataatttcataaggtttctaaaaatataaagtttgcaaaatttggctgagtagatttgtcacaattgaatttcaaagtttgcatcagaatgTATATTTTATcaaatttccaaatttgaattcaaataggtgggcttgcgcgggaaaagacttgggccggcccagtactgcgtccagcgcagcgggccgcctgacagtgtggggaccacacgtcagtgtgttttaaacaccgaaacggtacgggggaggtggaccgtaggattagagttGGATCGGACGATCGAGGATggccttcgtctccggcgagagggggaactcaccgcgacggcggcagggggtcggcgagctcgtcggagctccggcggtcgagggcgaggtgcacagcaacgttgtcgacgacggtgaagcagatggaagcagcggcgtctccaatggcgacctcctgctccggcggcctccgtgtacgggcggcggcgtcgatcttgcgattggcggtctccggcggcgtatttatgaaattgaggtggcagggGGAGTTCTGAGGATGTGTGGAGGCGATTGGCGTGCTCAATTTGGGGCGCggcgtgctccttttatagcggctccgagccagggcggacggtcatggtgacggtggctctggcgcgctcccgtcgatcaacggcgtgggcgagggCATGGTCGTGTCTAGGCAGGCTCAGGGAACGTCACGGCGAGCTCCGAACAGCGTTCGGTGGTCAAGCTACGATGGAGTGCGTCACGCGTCCGTGGGGTACAGTGGCGGATGGTCGTGGACGCGGTCGTCGTCCACGGCGTtcccgcggcctcgtgcgcgtgtccaggcgatgcagGGCGCCGTGGTGCGTCTACTGGCGGTGAGCGTGAGGGCGGAGGTGACGCAAGGGCGCGGGGCGTCGTCATGCTCTGGGCGTCCAGGGTCGGCGCcaggcgcgctctggcgcggcatggacgtgttctgggcgccactgggcgcgcgTGTGCTGACGTCTCTGGTGCCTGGCTTCGTCGGGCAGTGGCTGGGCAGCATCAGGGGAGTGAGAGGGAGAGATTTGACACGGTGTGGCACGTTGGAAATGACCAGGGGAGGAGATGGCATgaagtggcatgccatgccacggcatggcatggtttgggTTGTTTAATTCAAACCATGTCCAGTGCAAGTGGTGAGGTtgatgtggtgaggtgagagggagactccagggtgcagagagagcaaggttggaccaagtccaaggtagAAAATGAAGTATGGGCTCAAATTTTTACCCTGCCTGCAatgtgttcgacagaatgcccgcaagaaacatatttttgaattttgaaaatctttttggtgggttgaaaaCATATAATagatggagcattttggtggtggtggtggtcaaaatggaattgatatgcaaaatcacattttgcatatgatcttgtttttgtgagaaagttccaactttgcttgcttcctatttgaaattggtgatgaatttggggtgatggttttgggcaaagttgtagtgcttgatgttgtcttggatgaggtgaaaaggtttgacaaagtttagaagtggaaagaagaaaaccaggggctcaaagtgagcatcagACTAAAAAATGGCTCatgtgaccataatcacatgtgagctcaaaattgcttcaaatttgatttgaaaagTGTTTGAGGGTTTCCAAAGTTGTTAATATATGTTTGGTATCCATTTACacccaatggtgcaaaccaaaaaggTCTAtaacaaagatttgtaaaaatggcctaaGCCTTATGGGTGTGTGAAGTTGGGTTTttattatttcttttctattttctttttatttgactttgggtgatcaagtgatcattgctagggttttagagtgagagagaacacataagcaaacatcatggcaagtgcacactcaaaataattaataaggtgatctatatgcataaacctatatggtgagaaaagtttttgttaaccctgatttttggattcttgaactctctctcttgttcattttattgaaacttgggatgttacactgagtacgctcgtactcattctatctcgtttgaacccccttcttagatcaaggcaccgaaggagaaacttccgtggaactcgaagacaaaggagtcaactgcaacaagatgaagaatccaatcaaatgagtcaatggagtcaacttctgcatcagctataatggaaacctagactagtaatagaagggaacttttccctaatcatagcacctaagtagctagatttctatagcaagccaagtagctcttaagcttgagttagcaacaagttagactacgagttgttcttctggagctttatttgaagttttacctcactgtaaaataggaggctgtgttgatcttctgtaaacagctcgtgtgtacttctatagacataccttggactcgcatatgtttctgttgtaccactctgagagatgtaatatgagtggaacggtgtttcacttgtgttatgtcaacgacttgtgtactacaccatgcagtggtacgctgggtcatcacagtccAGGAGCTTTGTCAGGCTCCCGAGACTTGATCACTGACCACACCTCCTCCTCAGAGAACGGCGCATCCAGGTCTGACAAGTCATGTGTCCGCACACCAAGGAAGTCAAGGTCGAGGGAGAAACCACGCTCAGGCGCTGAGCCCAACATCTGCTCATAGAAGTCGTCAACAACTCGAGCCTTATCCTCTTGGTCGGCAACCAAGACCCCGTCGACCCGCAGGTTGGGAATGAAGTTCTTTCAACGCCGATGGTTTGCTTGAAGGTGGAAGAAGCGTGTACAAGCATCACCTTATTTGAGCCACGTGATCCTCGATCCTTGCCTGGCTAGGATGCGCTCCAGGGAAGCCAAGCCCAACAACTTCCGTTTAAGCAACTTCCTCAAACCCCGCTCGCCCGTGGATAGGGGCCTCGTCTCCATCGCCATGTCGAAACGTAAGATAAGCTCATTGGCAATCAAGATTTGCCGTTTAACATTGCCAATGAACTTATCATTCCAGCTCATCAAGGCCTTAGAAGTAGCCGCGAGCTTGGCCGCCAACCTCTTGAAAGGATTGGCGATCACCGGCGTCGAGGCCCAAGCCCCTGCCACCACCTCCATGAAACCGTCGGCCTTCGGCCAAAAAGCCTCGAACCTGAATCTCCACCCAGTCTTGAGCTGGGCTGCTGGGTTGAGAAGGAGGGGGCAGTGGTCCGAAGTGGAAGAGCTCAAGGCTGAGAGAAAGGAGGAGGGGTACTCCGTCTCCCAGTCCACCGTCGAGAAAACCCCGTCGAGGCGCTCCAGCGTAGGCCGCACACGCTCGCTAGACCACGTGTATCTCCGGCCATTAAGATAGAGCTCCTTGAGCTCCAGGTCGGCAAGAATCTTGCGGAAATTTCCCATCATATGCCGGTTGAGGTTGTTGTTGTTCTTATCTGCGTCATCAACGATTAAAATCTCCGGCCACCACCCACGCACCCGGGTGCAAGTCGCGAATGTCCTTCAGTTCCTGCAGGAACTGACATTTGTCCACATCGGCCTGAGGGCCATAAACCCCCGTAAACCACCAGCCAGCCGACCCAGTCACCTCGGCCCTAGCCGTCACCGCATTGGTGGAGATATGCGGGTTAGTGAAGGAGACCGCGGACGATTTCCACGCGAGGAGGATGCCTCCACACGTACCAGCCGCGGGCAGAAAGAAGAAACCGTCGAAATCTCTACCACAACAACGGTCCACCACTGCCCGAGTGACCAGTTGCAGCTTGGTCTCCTGAAAGCAAACCACGCTCGCACCCGAGAGCAAAACTAACTGATAAATGGCATCACAACGGGCAGGGGAGTTAAGCCCTCTTACGTTCCACACCAACAGAGAGAGGTAATCCGACATAATCAAGATTTAGAAAGAGAGATGTCTACAACACCGGAATGTCATACGAACCATGTAGGACAGGGCTACACCACGAGAATATCATCATCGCCGGCAAGCGGCAAGGCCGACGGCACCCAGCCAAAGAGCGCCAGGCAAGCTGAAAGATCCTCAACCGTAAGTGGCTTCTTCTGGAAGTAGTTGAGGTAGGCTTGCAGCGTATCTTCACCAGTGGTCTCGCCCTCCCTGGCGATACCTAGCTGCAGCATCAACGTCTTCTGTTGCACCTTGATCGAAGAGCCAGGAGCAAAGCGCCCCGCCACTCTACTGCTGCGGTGGATCACCGAGGGAGGCTGCCTTTTCTTCCTTGGCTTCCTTGGAGCTGGCCGAGGCAGCAGTGGCTGCAACTTCTTGAGCCTGCATCTCTCGCGGAAAGCCACCAGTCCCATGCCCAAGTCCGTAGAGGCCGAGGAAGCCGGGGCGGTGCAGGCCGGCTGCGAGGGAGTCGGCGTTGCCAGCCGCGCCCCAAGGGGAGTGGGAGGATCCACGTCGAGCGCCCTCCCCACACTATCCGGCTGCGCATCCACGGACAACAGCGACGCACGGCCAGTGCTCATCATCTCCCGGCCCGGCCGCTGCAAGTAAGAGTCCGGGGAGATCTCGATGGTGAACATGGACATCCCCTCTGTGTTCGTCCTGCCGGGAGGACCAACCTCAAAGTCCAGCGGAGTGTCCCACGAGACACTCGAACAACGCGAGCCGGAGGGAGAGTCAGCCTCCGAATCCCCGTCCACATCAGACCAGAGCACGGGGCCAAAACCCTCGCCGAACCCCGCCGGCCCCATTTGGAGCGAAGGAGAGCCCCTAGCACGGGAGGCCTCTGAGAATCTGCCACCGCGCTGGGAGGGGAGCAAACCGGAGCAGGCGGAGAGCCTGGGGACTTGTCCTCATCCACGCTCCTAGAGGAGCTAACCAGCAGAGCCACGACGGCTGCGCCAGCGCCATCAAGCTGAAGAAGAGACGTGCGCACCATCGACGGGTTCTGGTTCACCGCCACAACGGGCCCAGAGCCACTCTCCGCTCGCGGCCACCACCCCAGCGTCCTACAGGCCTCAGAGCATCCACACCAGAACCGGCCCCCGGCCATCTAGAGGGCGGCGAGGAGGCACCAGGTCCGTGGCCACCAGGGGGTGCGCCTGCAGAGCTACCAGCCCCAGCATCACCGTGGTCGCGCCTATCCTCGTCGCGAGGATGGCGACCACCAACAGCTCCCACGTCTTCGATCCTCATCAAGTGGATGGTAGCGTTGAATTCGAGCAGAGCAACTTCCTGTGGCACAAGGACCATGACCGGCAGCAagagatcctcatcttcctcgtcaAACTCGAGGGGTTCAGCCAGCCACAACTGCTTGGAGCGAGGCAGCCGTGCCGGGTCGTCCGTCCAAACCGTGACTCTGAAATTCTCCATATCGGCCCGGCTTGCAGTCTCAGTGCCAAGTCTCTCCACCCACGCCGACGAGCCAAAGATGGTATTGGCCGTGGCTAAGCTCCAGGCGATGGCTGGGACGCCCACCACCTCGGCATGGACACGGTAGCTGAACACACGGCGGGTACCTTGAAATTTTCCGTTCCACGGGCTGAAAAGGAGGGAGAAGTCCGCGGCGTCCAGCACGCCAGCCCCAGCATTGAGCACCTCATCGCGCCGATCCCTCGAGTCAAAGACCACCAAGAAGTCGGCCGGCCAGAACCTGTGTGTTAGATTGTCTATATTGTATTTACAGTAGGACTGTATTGTAATTGTAACCAAACCCTAGGCCTCTGGCCTATTATATAAACATCGGAACCCCACGTCATTATATGTGTGAGGCTTCCCCCAAAACcctactacatggtatcagactaaTCTCGGTcctaccctagccgccgccgcccccttcccaaccctagccaccgccgccgccctagGTCGAGCCGCCGCCACCCCACCTTCCACTGCCATGGAGCTCCCTGCCCTCACCGACGGGACCTCCACCGCCCCTGCGGCCGCTTCGGCCGCCGCCCTCGCACCCGCCGGCGCCCGCGTCACGCAGGCCCCGTCCTCCTCTCCTTCGCCGTCGGGAACTACTCCAAGTGGTGCATCTACATGCGCGCCTCTCTCGGCCGCTCCGGCTACCTCGACCACATCAACGGCACCATCGCCGCCGCCCCCACCACCGCCGACTACACCGTCCTCAACCACCTCCATGCCGCCATCGACGAAGACGTCACAGACATGATCCTTGCGGGGAATCAGACCGCGCGTCAGCTGTGGCTCGCGGCACGCGACCTCTTCACCGCGAACAAAGCGTACAAAGCCATCTACCTTGACAATGACTTTCGCCAGCTTGTGCAGGGATCCCTCTCCATCCACGAGTACTGTCGCCGCCAGAAGCACCTCGCCGATGCGCTCTCCGACAATGACTCTCCCGTGAGCGACCGCGCCCTCGTCCTCAACACCCTGCACGGCCTTGGCCCTCGCTTCGCCTCCGCCGCCACGGTCATCTCCATGACCGACCCTCTACCAACCTTCCTCCGCACCAGGGTGATGCTCCAGATGGAGGAGATGCAGCAGGCCAACGCGACAGCCACCTCCGCAACCACCGCCCTCGTCACCCAGGCCCGCGGCCCCGCCCCTCCATGCCCCGACCCCGGCTGCCGCGGTGAGGGTCCCGCCACTAGCGCGGGCGCCGGGAAGGGCAAGCAGCCGGCCAAGCCGAAGGGCCGCACCGGCGGACGCCAGGGTGCAGGCGCCACCCAGGCCACCCAGACCGCCCGCCCACCTACCCCGGCCGGCCTGTGGGTCTGCTTCTCCCCGGGAGCTGGCCAGTGGCGCGCCCCCTCCTCTGGACAGGGCATCCTGGGCCCTCGCCCCCAGGcctacaccgccaccacgccgtcgaccTCGATGTCCACGTGGGACAACTCGGCTCTCATAGCCGCCCTCAACAACCTCGCGCTTCAGCAAGGTGGTTGGGTCATGGACTCCGACGCGTCCTCTCACATGACCAACGACGATGGTAACCTCACTCGTTCCTTCCCCCTTCGCACTCCTCACTCCGTCACCGTCGGGGATGGCACCACCATCCCTATTGCCTCTTCTGGTTTCACCTCCTTTCGCACACCCTCTGGTCACGTCTTTCGACTCAACCACGTACTCCTAGTACCGCACATTATCCGCAATTTGCTTTCAGTTCGCAAGTTTACCCGCGATAATATGTGTTACATTGAGTTTGATGCCTTTGGTTTCTCTGTGAAGGACCTGAAGACCCGTCGTGTGATTCTTCGTTGCAATAGTGACGGAGATCTCTACACTTTTCCCAGGAGGAGCAGCTTTCGCCGTTCTTCCTCCACCGCTTTGGTCGTCACCGCCACCGCTGAGCTATGGCACCAGCGTCTTGGCCATCCCGGGCATGATGCCATGTCGGCTCTTTAGCGTATAGATTTTATCAAGTGTAATAAATTTAGTTGTACTCGGGTGTGTCATGCATGTCAACTTGGCAAGCACGTCCGTTACCGTTCAGTCAGTCTACAACAACGTCTAGTGCTATATTCGATTTGATACATTGTGATTTGTGGACATCTCCAATTATAAGCACCTCAGGTTTTCGATATTACCTTGTCATTGTCGATGACTATTCTCACTTTTATTGGTCTTTTCCACTTCGCAACAAGTCATGTGCTGCCCGTGCTCTTGAAACCTTTTTCGCCTATGCGCGCACGCAGTTTGGTGTCACTATTCGCTCACTCCAGACAGATAACGGTAAAGAGTTTCTAAACAAGACTGTTGATACTCTCCTCACCACCAACAGCACCGCCCTGCGGCTGTCATGCCCATACACTTCCCAGCAGAACAGTAAAGCCGAGCGCACCATTCGTACCATTAATGATACTATGTGCACCCTCATGTTCCAGGCTCATATCCCAGCTCCTTTCTGGGCCTAGGCTCTGGCCACTGCCACCTACTTGCTTAATCGCCGTCCTAGTACAGCCATAAACTCCCAAGTTCCCTACACATGCCTCAATGGTCATCCTCCCTCATACACTGATCTTCGAGTCTTCGGTTGCCTTTGCTATCCTAACATCGCGTCCACCGCCCCACACAAGCTCAGTGCATGTTCCATGGCATGTGTCTTTCTTGGGTATCCCTCTAACCATCGTGGCTACCGCTGCCTTAACCCTGTCACTGGGAGAA includes the following:
- the LOC139832501 gene encoding uncharacterized protein, which encodes MRASLGRSGYLDHINGTIAAAPTTADYTVLNHLHAAIDEDVTDMILAGNQTARQLWLAARDLFTANKAYKAIYLDNDFRQLVQGSLSIHEYCRRQKHLADALSDNDSPVSDRALVLNTLHGLGPRFASAATVISMTDPLPTFLRTRVMLQMEEMQQANATATSATTALVTQARGPAPPCPDPGCRGEGPATSAGAGKGKQPAKPKGRTGGRQGAGATQATQTARPPTPAGLWVCFSPGAGQWRAPSSGQGILGPRPQAYTATTPSTSMSTWDNSALIAALNNLALQQGGWVMDSDASSHMTNDDGNLTRSFPLRTPHSVTVGDGTTIPIASSGFTSFRTPSGHVFRLNHFGVTIRSLQTDNGKEFLNKTVDTLLTTNSTALRLSCPYTSQQNSKAERTIRTINDTMCTLMFQAHIPAPFWA